Proteins encoded by one window of Blautia faecicola:
- a CDS encoding recombinase family protein: MARTAKRYKKNTEKKVSGIPVCMAAIYARLSVDSDEKKSESIETQVTLIKEFIQKHNENPDREYEIAVYDIYSDLGKTGTNFDRPGFERMMNDVRAGKINGILVKDFSRFGRNYIETGNYLEKILPFMKVRFVSVCDNYDSYALGAKNQELSMNIKNLVNDAYAKDISAKERAAKRIAQKNGEYVGSTAPYGYCVEKVNGIYKLIVEPESAKIVRRIFEEYASGDGIQSIIDRLFEDGVHRISDYNQYHHVYCQDGENLHQWGNSSIRAVLNRNNYYGDLVQRKYESRFQRGEKWCDILDESQWIITPNAHEPIISRELFDKAQIRLKAAQQKATKTTEGWEDDERAFYNVFYCGDCKRKMCTRRCKGNVYYFCNAAWYRDERKCSHKSISEEKLQKIVRSELTRQFQLSGLRKKDMSAISSAVFLSKINEIQTEIRKLDADMERRSEKLAQAFMKYKEGELSKEAYIEMKDDRNNWKEFCEERKKSLEQTIRKLEKQQKEEARFLRSLLELDGTTRINAELAEGLIESMYLYGDGRLEINFGFKGAVEHE, translated from the coding sequence ATGGCAAGAACAGCAAAAAGATATAAGAAAAACACAGAGAAGAAAGTTTCTGGTATTCCGGTATGTATGGCTGCAATTTATGCCAGATTATCCGTAGATAGTGATGAAAAAAAGTCAGAATCTATTGAAACACAGGTTACGCTGATAAAAGAATTCATTCAGAAGCACAATGAAAATCCAGACAGAGAGTATGAGATTGCTGTATATGATATTTATTCTGATTTGGGAAAAACCGGAACAAATTTTGACAGACCGGGATTTGAACGGATGATGAATGATGTCAGGGCAGGTAAAATAAATGGTATTCTGGTAAAGGATTTCTCACGATTTGGAAGAAATTATATCGAAACCGGAAATTATTTGGAAAAGATTCTCCCTTTTATGAAAGTGCGGTTTGTTTCTGTATGTGACAACTATGACTCCTATGCACTGGGTGCTAAGAATCAGGAGTTATCCATGAATATCAAGAATCTGGTGAATGATGCTTACGCAAAAGATATTTCTGCAAAGGAACGGGCAGCAAAACGTATTGCACAGAAGAACGGTGAGTATGTGGGATCTACAGCTCCATACGGATATTGTGTGGAAAAGGTAAATGGGATTTATAAGCTGATTGTGGAACCGGAATCTGCAAAGATTGTTCGTAGGATTTTTGAAGAATATGCTTCTGGAGATGGTATACAGAGTATTATTGACAGGCTGTTTGAAGATGGGGTACATCGGATTTCGGACTATAACCAATATCATCATGTGTACTGTCAGGATGGAGAGAATCTTCATCAGTGGGGAAATTCTTCGATACGTGCGGTTTTAAATCGAAATAATTATTATGGTGATCTGGTTCAGAGAAAATATGAATCCAGATTTCAAAGAGGTGAAAAATGGTGTGACATATTGGACGAAAGTCAGTGGATTATTACGCCAAATGCTCATGAGCCGATTATCAGCAGAGAACTGTTTGACAAAGCACAGATCAGGTTAAAAGCAGCACAACAGAAAGCAACAAAAACTACAGAAGGATGGGAGGATGATGAAAGAGCATTTTACAATGTATTCTATTGTGGTGATTGTAAGCGGAAAATGTGTACACGTAGATGCAAAGGCAATGTGTATTACTTTTGCAATGCTGCCTGGTATCGGGATGAAAGAAAATGTAGTCATAAATCTATTTCCGAGGAGAAGCTGCAGAAAATTGTCCGTTCGGAGCTGACCAGACAGTTTCAGTTATCTGGATTGCGGAAAAAGGATATGTCTGCTATAAGCAGTGCGGTATTTCTTTCCAAAATCAATGAGATTCAAACTGAGATCAGAAAACTGGATGCAGATATGGAAAGACGTTCAGAAAAACTGGCACAGGCATTTATGAAATATAAAGAGGGTGAACTTTCCAAAGAAGCTTATATAGAAATGAAAGATGACCGTAATAACTGGAAAGAGTTTTGTGAAGAGAGAAAGAAGTCTCTGGAGCAGACCATACGAAAACTGGAAAAACAGCAGAAAGAAGAAGCCAGATTTTTACGAAGTCTGTTGGAACTGGATGGGACAACCAGAATCAATGCGGAACTTGCAGAGGGCTTGATTGAAAGTATGTATCTGTATGGTGATGGCAGACTGGAAATCAACTTCGGGTTTAAGGGGGCGGTAGAACATGAGTGA